The Corallococcus exiguus genome includes a window with the following:
- a CDS encoding lytic transglycosylase domain-containing protein has translation MGRKRAVGGIEIPKWAWLVPCALVPVVLLNLGVAWLGGTQVSPLSFSFLQTKARALGAYVAHRPECVLDGHPPLEPLIEDTERRHGIPPGLLKALIQVESETRVHRISPAGAMGPGQLMPDTAALMRVEDPFDPAPSVDASGRYLAEQLRRFRDVRLAVAAYNAGPGSVNGRVPHNGETEFYVAKVLAAYEHTRPKAPVVVKRPAVSATPVKAVAVKAPVARKARPPDASVKPAAAPKRTAPVKPASRPAAGSKPAAKLASATR, from the coding sequence GTGGGACGCAAGCGGGCCGTGGGCGGCATCGAGATTCCGAAATGGGCGTGGCTGGTGCCGTGCGCGCTGGTGCCCGTGGTGCTGCTCAACCTGGGCGTGGCGTGGCTGGGCGGGACGCAGGTGTCGCCCCTGTCCTTCTCCTTCCTCCAGACGAAGGCGCGCGCGCTGGGAGCCTACGTGGCACACCGGCCCGAGTGCGTGCTGGACGGACACCCGCCGCTGGAGCCGCTCATCGAGGACACGGAGCGCCGCCACGGGATTCCGCCGGGGCTCTTGAAGGCGCTCATCCAGGTGGAGTCGGAGACGCGGGTGCACCGCATCTCGCCCGCGGGGGCCATGGGGCCCGGGCAGCTCATGCCGGACACGGCGGCGCTGATGCGGGTGGAGGACCCCTTCGACCCGGCGCCATCCGTCGACGCGAGCGGGCGCTATCTGGCCGAACAGCTGCGCAGGTTCCGCGACGTGCGCCTGGCGGTGGCCGCGTACAACGCGGGCCCGGGGTCGGTGAACGGGCGCGTGCCGCACAACGGGGAGACGGAGTTCTACGTCGCCAAGGTGCTCGCGGCCTATGAGCACACGCGGCCGAAGGCACCGGTCGTGGTGAAGCGCCCGGCTGTCTCCGCGACTCCGGTCAAGGCGGTCGCGGTGAAGGCCCCCGTCGCGCGGAAGGCCCGTCCGCCGGATGCGTCCGTGAAGCCGGCCGCCGCACCGAAGCGGACGGCCCCCGTGAAGCCCGCGTCCCGTCCGGCCGCGGGCAGCAAGCCTGCCGCGAAGCTCGCCTCCGCGACGCGTTAG